A segment of the bacterium genome:
AATTACTTCAGTCACCGGGGTTTCTTCGGCGATCCCTTGGGCCGCTGGGCCAAGATCAATTCAGCCTTCAACTTCCGGACCGATCCCATCACGGGCGAGGTTCGCCACCACAACGGCGTGGACCTCAAGGCCAAATACGGGGATCCCGTCTACGCCGCCGCCAACGGAAAGGTCATCTTCACGGGCGTCTCGGGCGGTTACGGCAACCTCATCATCCTGGCCCACTCGAACGGCATGCACAGTTATTACGGGCATCTTTCCAAGATCTACGCCAAGGCGGGGACCCATGTCAGGCGGGGGACCTTGATCGGCCGCGTCGGCGCCACCGGCCGCGTCACGGGCCCGCACCTGCATTTCGAGCTCCGCAACAAGAACAACAAGCCCCTCGATCCGCTCCTCTTCATCTGACCAAGAAGCTTTTCGCCGTTCCGTTGGGT
Coding sequences within it:
- a CDS encoding LysM peptidoglycan-binding domain-containing M23 family metallopeptidase → EIDIKRLRSKTVAVTIHHIAMGENYWTIAKANNTDLYTLIGANPTMPFIARVKQQLLMLSRRGVLYTVKKDDNVAKIAEMFATTEKVVKKENGLTWFWQSLKEGDVVFIPDVKPILMVKEWDNYFSHRGFFGDPLGRWAKINSAFNFRTDPITGEVRHHNGVDLKAKYGDPVYAAANGKVIFTGVSGGYGNLIILAHSNGMHSYYGHLSKIYAKAGTHVRRGTLIGRVGATGRVTGPHLHFELRNKNNKPLDPLLFI